GGATGTGCACCTGCCGCACGTCGTAGGGGTGGTGGTGCACCTCCCACCGGCCGTCGTCCGTGGTGGGGCAGGACCGCCCACGGTGCTCATCCAGACAGGTGGCGTCGTAGCGGCGCCGCCCCAGCCGGATGCCCGCCTCGGTGACCGCATGCCGCCCCGCGGGCAGCAGTTCGGCGAAGTGCCGGGCCCCCAGCGGCAGCGGCACCACTCCGGCGGCACCCAGCAGCACCTGCCACATCTCATCCGGGCTCAGCACCGCCCGGGGCATCAGCGGGTGCCGCAACGCCTCCTGGTGGGTGTGCCACACGGCGGTGATCCACTCATCCAGCACATCCTGAGGTGCAGCATGCTCAGCACGGCTTGCGGCTGCCCCAGGCCGTCATCGCCGGGCCCGGCCGGCCGGGCGGCGCGGCCACCCCGGCGGCATGCCGGGTGAACAGCCCGGCGAGCACCCGGACGGTTTCCGCAACCGCCCGGCCCCCCTGCCGCGCCGAGACGGCCTCCAGGCTGACACCGAGGCTTTCGCACACGCTGAGCAACCATATGCCTGGCTGTCGCCGGATCGAAGACCAGCGTCTCGGACGGCCACCGGCCGCACCGCCGCCGCCTCCAGGCGCGCCTCCACACCCATGGTGCCCGGAAGCCGACTCTGCGCCGTGCGCGCAGCATCTCCCGCCAGCCAGGACGCACGACGCGGGACGGCCATCTCGGCCAGCAGCACCGGCAACTGCAGGCACCGCCTGCCGGCCGTGCACCACTGGGCGGCCAGCACACAGCCCGTGGCCCCGTCCACCGCCGCGGTCACCGACCGCCACCGCACGGCCGTCCGCACCACTACGGCACACCCAGCGCAGCGGTGGCGACATGGCACCCGCTCCGCAGGCCGCAACGCAGGCGGCGCACCGCCCCAGCCGGGACCGGGCCGGGCGGCGGTCCGCGCCGGGCTGCCCTGCGGCTCGGCCGGATCCGCCAGTGCCTTCACCTGACCGGCACCAACGCTCTTCGCGGGCCTCACCTGCCCCGGACCGTGCCGGTCCGCCACGATCTGTTCCCGCCAGCTCGATGATCTGCTTCACCGTGGTCGCCTTGCGGCCGCGACACAGGCGCAGCGCCTCCAAAACGGCGGCCACCACCCGCTCGTCGTCTTGTGCCTGACCGGCCGCGCAGGGACCGCCGGTCCACCAGAGCGAGCAGCCCCTGGCGGTGGTAGGCCAGCCGCATCCGCTGCACGGTCGCCCGGCTGACCCTCGTCCAGCCCAGCGCGGCCAACTCTGCCGCTTTGGCGTGCTCGCGCTCGGCGAGCGTGAACCGCGCCGCCGGTCTACGCTCCCCGCACCTTGCCGCCGCTGCCCGGCCCGCCAGGCAGCCCGGTCTCGATCTCGCGGATGTGCCTGACGCCGCCACGCAAGAAGC
The nucleotide sequence above comes from Streptomyces sp. NL15-2K. Encoded proteins:
- a CDS encoding Mu transposase C-terminal domain-containing protein, with translation MLDEWITAVWHTHQEALRHPLMPRAVLSPDEMWQVLLGAAGVVPLPLGARHFAELLPAGRHAVTEAGIRLGRRRYDATCLDEHRGRSCPTTDDGRWEVHHHPYDVRQVHIRLPDGDLHPLAWTDSTLSLRPFDATVHQRTAQTVTARTRRPGNQPTSPVDDSGTAEQRAERPKRPRQLGP